The Catenulispora sp. GP43 genome segment CCGGAACCGGTACGGCACGCCGCCGGCCCGTTGGCGGCGCGACGTCCGGGTCCGCTGACGGGGCCCGTCCTGTCAGGCCTCTGAGCTATCGGACTTATCAGGCCTCTGAATCAGCCAGCCGCTTGCGGTCGGCGGTGATGACCGCCTCGGCGGCGGCGCGGTCGGCCCACGTGCCGGGCTGCGCCTGCCGCCCGGGCTCGGTGTCCTTGTAGATGTCGAAGAAGTGCCCGATCTCGTCCAGCCGCTCCTGGGGCACGTCGGACAGGTTCTGGATGTCTTCGTAGCGGGGGTCGCCGGCCGGGACGCACAGGATCTTGTTGTCCTCGCCGCCCTCGTCGTGGGAGCGGTAGAGGGCCACCGGCCGGACCGACACCTCCACGCCGGGAAACGCTGGATCGTCCAGGAGTACCACGGCGTCCCGCGGGTCCCCGTCCAGGGCCAGCGTGCCGGGGATGTAGCCGTAGTCGGCCGGGTAGCTGGTCGAGGTGAACAGCTGCCGATCCAGCCGGATGCGGCCCAGACGGTGGTCCATCACGTATTTGTTCCGGGAACCGGCCGGTATCTCGATCACCACGTCGAATCGCATCATGGTCTTCACGTCGAACGCGGTACCCGGGTTGGGTCAGGAGGAAACGCAGGAAATGCCGCTGAGTGGCTGGTTCGCTCCGTTGATCACCATTCCCCACGACGTCGCTGCTCCCGGCGCCAGGGATCCGTTGTACGAAACGGAGTCCGCGGTCACCGCCTGGCCGGATTGGCTGGCCGTCACGTTCCAGGAGCTGGCGATCGTCTGCGCACCGGCGAAGGAGAAGCGCACAGCCCAGGCGGAGGTGGCGACGGCACCGGTGTTGGTGACGGTGAACGCGAGCTGGTAGCCGCCTGACCAGGAGCTGGTCACCG includes the following:
- a CDS encoding inorganic diphosphatase — translated: MRFDVVIEIPAGSRNKYVMDHRLGRIRLDRQLFTSTSYPADYGYIPGTLALDGDPRDAVVLLDDPAFPGVEVSVRPVALYRSHDEGGEDNKILCVPAGDPRYEDIQNLSDVPQERLDEIGHFFDIYKDTEPGRQAQPGTWADRAAAEAVITADRKRLADSEA